The Eptesicus fuscus isolate TK198812 chromosome 17, DD_ASM_mEF_20220401, whole genome shotgun sequence genome has a window encoding:
- the PTPRE gene encoding receptor-type tyrosine-protein phosphatase epsilon isoform X1: MSSRSSFSRLTWFRKHRKASVSAGDRKMPNGILEEQEQQRVMLLSRSPSGPKKYFPIPVGRLEEEIRARSADDGKMFREEFHSLPSGHTQGTFEQANKEENRDKNRYPNILPNDHSRVILSQVDGTPCSDYINASYIDGYKEKNKFIAAQGPKQETVNDFWRMIWEQKSATIVMLTNLKERKEEKCFQYWPDQGCWTYGHIRVCVEDCVVLVDYTVRKFCIQSQLPDGCRAPRLLCQLHFTSWPDFGVPFTPIGMLKFLKKVKTLNPAHAGPIVVHCSAGVGRTGTFIVIDAMMDMMYAEQKVDVFEFVARIRNQRPQMVQTDVQYTFIYQALLEFYLYGDTELDVASLEKHLQTLQGTATHFDKIGLEEEFRKLTNVRIMKENMRTGNLPANMKKARVIQIIPYDFNRVILSMKRGQEHTDYINASFIDGYRQKDYFMATQGPLAHTVEDFWRMVWEWRCHTIVMLTEVQEREQDKCYQYWPAEGSVTHGDITIEIKSDTLSEAISVRDFLVTCNQPPARQEEQTRAVRQFHFHGWPEVGIPAEGKGMIDLIAAVQKQQQQTGNHPITVHCSAGAGRTGTFIALSNILERVKAEGLLDVFQAVKSLRLQRPHMVQTQEQYEFCYKVVQDFIDIFSDYANFK; encoded by the exons AGCAGCAGAGGGTGATGCTTCTCAGCCGGTCCCCGTCGGGGCCCAAGAAGTACTTCCCCATCCCggtgggccggctggaggaggaGATCCGGGCCCGCTCGGCCGACGACGGCAAGATGTTCCGCGAGGAGTTCCAC TCGTTGCCGTCGGGACACACGCAGGGAACTTTCGAGCAGgccaataaagaagaaaacagagacaagAACAGATACCCCAACATCCTTCCCA atgATCATTCCAGGGTGATTTTGAGCCAAGTGGATGGAACCCCCTGTTCGGACTACATTAATGCTTCATACATAGAT gGTTACAAGGAGAAGAATAAATTCATAGCAGCTCAAG GCCCGAAGCAGGAGACGGTGAATGACTTCTGGAGGATGATCTGGGAGCAGAAGTCGGCGACCATCGTCATGCTGACGAacctgaaagaaaggaaagag GAGAAGTGCTTTCAGTACTGGCCGGACCAGGGCTGCTGGACCTACGGACACATCCGCGTGTGCGTGGAGGACTGCGTGGTGCTGGTGGACTACACCGTCCGCAAGTTCTGCATCCAGTCG CAGCTCCCCGATGGCTGCAGGGCCCCCCGGCTCCTGTGCCAACTGCACTTCACCAGCTGGCCCGACTTCGGGGTGCCCTTCACCCCCATCGGGATGCTCAAGTTCCTGAAGAAGGTGAAGACGCTCAACCCCGCGCACGCGGGGCCCATCGTGGTGCACTGCAG CGCGGGCGTGGGCCGGACGGGCACCTTCATCGTCATCGATGCCATGATGGACATGATGTACGCGGAGCAGAAGGTGGACGTCTTCGAGTTCGTGGCGAGAATCCGCAATCAGCGCCCTCAGATGGTGCAGACAGAC GTGCAGTACACGTTCATCTACCAGGCCCTGCTGGAGTTCTACCTCTACGGCGACACCGAGCTGGACGTGGCCTCCCTGGAGAAGCACCTGCAGACGCTGCAGGGCACCGCCACGCACTTCGACAAGATCGGGCTGGAGGAGGAGTTCAGG AAACTGACGAATGTCCGGATCATGAAGGAGAACATGCGGACAGGCAACCTGCCGGCAAACATGAAGAAGGCCCGGGTCATCCAGATCATCCCGT ATGACTTCAACCGCGTGATCCTGTCCATGAAGCGGGGCCAGGAGCACACGGACTACATCAACGCGTCCTTCATCGAC GGCTACCGGCAGAAGGACTACTTCATGGCCACGCAGGGGCCCCTGGCGCACACGGTGGAGGACTTCTGGAGGATGGTGTGGGAGTGGCGCTGCCACACCATCGTGATGCTGACGGAGGTGCAGGAGCGAGAGCAG GACAAGTGCTACCAGTACTGGCCGGCAGAGGGCTCCGTGACGCACGGCGACATAACCATCGAGATCAAGAGCGACACCCTTTCCGAAGCCATCAGCGTCCGAGACTTCCTGGTCACCTGCAACCAG cccccggcCCGCCAGGAGGAGCAGACCCGCGCCGTCCGCCAGTTCCACTTCCACGGCTGGCCCGAGGTGGGCATCCCGGCCGAGGGCAAGGGCATGATCGACCTCATCGCGGCCgtgcagaagcagcagcagcagacggGCAACCACCCCATCACCGTGCACTGCAG CGCGGGCGCGGGGCGCACCGGTACGTTCATCGCCCTCAGCAACATCCTGGAGCGCGTGAAGGCGGAGGGGCTGCTGGACGTGTTCCAGGCGGTGAAGAGCCTCCGCCTGCAGCGGCCGCACATGGTGCAGACCCAG gaACAGTATGAATTCTGCTACAAAGTGGTACAAgattttattgatatattttctgattatgCTAATTTCAAATGA
- the PTPRE gene encoding receptor-type tyrosine-protein phosphatase epsilon isoform X2 — protein sequence MSSRSSFSRLTWFRKHRKASVSAGDRKMPNGILEEQEQQRVMLLSRSPSGPKKYFPIPVGRLEEEIRARSADDGKMFREEFHSLPSGHTQGTFEQANKEENRDKNRYPNILPNDHSRVILSQVDGTPCSDYINASYIDGYKEKNKFIAAQGPKQETVNDFWRMIWEQKSATIVMLTNLKERKEEKCFQYWPDQGCWTYGHIRVCVEDCVVLVDYTVRKFCIQSLPDGCRAPRLLCQLHFTSWPDFGVPFTPIGMLKFLKKVKTLNPAHAGPIVVHCSAGVGRTGTFIVIDAMMDMMYAEQKVDVFEFVARIRNQRPQMVQTDVQYTFIYQALLEFYLYGDTELDVASLEKHLQTLQGTATHFDKIGLEEEFRKLTNVRIMKENMRTGNLPANMKKARVIQIIPYDFNRVILSMKRGQEHTDYINASFIDGYRQKDYFMATQGPLAHTVEDFWRMVWEWRCHTIVMLTEVQEREQDKCYQYWPAEGSVTHGDITIEIKSDTLSEAISVRDFLVTCNQPPARQEEQTRAVRQFHFHGWPEVGIPAEGKGMIDLIAAVQKQQQQTGNHPITVHCSAGAGRTGTFIALSNILERVKAEGLLDVFQAVKSLRLQRPHMVQTQEQYEFCYKVVQDFIDIFSDYANFK from the exons AGCAGCAGAGGGTGATGCTTCTCAGCCGGTCCCCGTCGGGGCCCAAGAAGTACTTCCCCATCCCggtgggccggctggaggaggaGATCCGGGCCCGCTCGGCCGACGACGGCAAGATGTTCCGCGAGGAGTTCCAC TCGTTGCCGTCGGGACACACGCAGGGAACTTTCGAGCAGgccaataaagaagaaaacagagacaagAACAGATACCCCAACATCCTTCCCA atgATCATTCCAGGGTGATTTTGAGCCAAGTGGATGGAACCCCCTGTTCGGACTACATTAATGCTTCATACATAGAT gGTTACAAGGAGAAGAATAAATTCATAGCAGCTCAAG GCCCGAAGCAGGAGACGGTGAATGACTTCTGGAGGATGATCTGGGAGCAGAAGTCGGCGACCATCGTCATGCTGACGAacctgaaagaaaggaaagag GAGAAGTGCTTTCAGTACTGGCCGGACCAGGGCTGCTGGACCTACGGACACATCCGCGTGTGCGTGGAGGACTGCGTGGTGCTGGTGGACTACACCGTCCGCAAGTTCTGCATCCAGTCG CTCCCCGATGGCTGCAGGGCCCCCCGGCTCCTGTGCCAACTGCACTTCACCAGCTGGCCCGACTTCGGGGTGCCCTTCACCCCCATCGGGATGCTCAAGTTCCTGAAGAAGGTGAAGACGCTCAACCCCGCGCACGCGGGGCCCATCGTGGTGCACTGCAG CGCGGGCGTGGGCCGGACGGGCACCTTCATCGTCATCGATGCCATGATGGACATGATGTACGCGGAGCAGAAGGTGGACGTCTTCGAGTTCGTGGCGAGAATCCGCAATCAGCGCCCTCAGATGGTGCAGACAGAC GTGCAGTACACGTTCATCTACCAGGCCCTGCTGGAGTTCTACCTCTACGGCGACACCGAGCTGGACGTGGCCTCCCTGGAGAAGCACCTGCAGACGCTGCAGGGCACCGCCACGCACTTCGACAAGATCGGGCTGGAGGAGGAGTTCAGG AAACTGACGAATGTCCGGATCATGAAGGAGAACATGCGGACAGGCAACCTGCCGGCAAACATGAAGAAGGCCCGGGTCATCCAGATCATCCCGT ATGACTTCAACCGCGTGATCCTGTCCATGAAGCGGGGCCAGGAGCACACGGACTACATCAACGCGTCCTTCATCGAC GGCTACCGGCAGAAGGACTACTTCATGGCCACGCAGGGGCCCCTGGCGCACACGGTGGAGGACTTCTGGAGGATGGTGTGGGAGTGGCGCTGCCACACCATCGTGATGCTGACGGAGGTGCAGGAGCGAGAGCAG GACAAGTGCTACCAGTACTGGCCGGCAGAGGGCTCCGTGACGCACGGCGACATAACCATCGAGATCAAGAGCGACACCCTTTCCGAAGCCATCAGCGTCCGAGACTTCCTGGTCACCTGCAACCAG cccccggcCCGCCAGGAGGAGCAGACCCGCGCCGTCCGCCAGTTCCACTTCCACGGCTGGCCCGAGGTGGGCATCCCGGCCGAGGGCAAGGGCATGATCGACCTCATCGCGGCCgtgcagaagcagcagcagcagacggGCAACCACCCCATCACCGTGCACTGCAG CGCGGGCGCGGGGCGCACCGGTACGTTCATCGCCCTCAGCAACATCCTGGAGCGCGTGAAGGCGGAGGGGCTGCTGGACGTGTTCCAGGCGGTGAAGAGCCTCCGCCTGCAGCGGCCGCACATGGTGCAGACCCAG gaACAGTATGAATTCTGCTACAAAGTGGTACAAgattttattgatatattttctgattatgCTAATTTCAAATGA